A genomic region of Candidatus Acidulodesulfobacterium acidiphilum contains the following coding sequences:
- a CDS encoding histidinol-phosphate transaminase, whose product MKSFNVKAPDYIYKINPYIPGKPIEEVEREKGIKNIVKLASNENPLGPSPLALKAIKSALKNLNRYPDGSGFYLKQELVKFFSNCGKLASENFILGNGSNELIDIAVRTFCERDENIVSPFPSFVAYYLAGEQLGIKLKISKLKDYALDLDDMYKLIDAKTKVVFISNPNNPTGTFYSNDKIINFIKKIKDDVLIIVDEAYIEYIGRSLAEDVSVSDFPNVLILRTFSKVYGLAGLRIGYGIGHKDLISLMDRVREPFNVNSLSLAAAAAALNDAEYLKKVITTNETEKKYLYGEFKKAGLEFIETGANFILVKLKGRKAAETAEKFLEAGVIIRPMDRFGYADMVRITIGTHKENVKFVKALL is encoded by the coding sequence ATGAAAAGTTTTAACGTAAAAGCGCCGGATTATATTTATAAAATAAATCCTTACATTCCGGGAAAACCCATAGAAGAAGTCGAAAGAGAAAAAGGGATTAAAAATATAGTCAAACTTGCGTCGAACGAAAACCCGCTCGGTCCTTCTCCTTTGGCTTTAAAAGCAATTAAGTCCGCGCTTAAAAACTTAAACAGATATCCCGACGGTTCCGGTTTTTATTTAAAACAGGAATTAGTTAAATTTTTTTCTAACTGCGGCAAGCTTGCTTCCGAAAATTTTATACTGGGAAACGGTTCAAACGAACTTATAGATATCGCGGTCAGGACGTTTTGCGAAAGAGACGAAAATATAGTATCGCCTTTTCCGTCTTTCGTGGCGTATTATCTTGCCGGCGAACAGCTTGGAATAAAATTAAAAATAAGCAAACTAAAAGATTACGCTCTCGATTTAGACGATATGTATAAACTTATCGACGCAAAAACAAAAGTAGTTTTTATATCTAACCCTAATAATCCTACCGGAACGTTTTATTCTAACGATAAAATTATAAATTTTATAAAAAAGATTAAAGACGACGTTTTAATCATAGTCGATGAAGCGTACATAGAATATATAGGCAGGTCTCTTGCCGAAGACGTAAGCGTATCCGATTTTCCCAACGTTTTGATTCTTCGCACTTTTTCCAAGGTTTACGGACTTGCCGGACTAAGGATAGGCTACGGAATAGGGCATAAAGATTTAATTTCGCTAATGGACAGGGTAAGAGAGCCTTTTAACGTAAATTCTCTTTCTTTGGCCGCAGCCGCGGCGGCTTTAAACGATGCAGAATATCTAAAAAAAGTTATAACGACCAACGAAACCGAAAAGAAATATCTTTACGGCGAATTTAAAAAAGCCGGATTAGAGTTCATCGAAACCGGAGCGAATTTTATACTCGTGAAATTAAAAGGGCGAAAAGCAGCCGAAACGGCGGAAAAATTTTTGGAAGCGGGCGTTATAATAAGACCTATGGACAGATTCGGCTA